A region from the Triplophysa rosa linkage group LG4, Trosa_1v2, whole genome shotgun sequence genome encodes:
- the khsrp gene encoding far upstream element-binding protein 2 produces MSEYSAVPPPGAGAALGAGGLKKDAFADAVQRARQIAAKIGGDVSGPPMSNNGGAEGYPFSTQKRSLEDADQPESKKMASDRDSAAALSIEAQLAALSQQSVRSSAMTEDYRVPDGMVGLIIGRGGEQINKIQQDSGCKVQIAPDSCGLPDRSVSLTGPPEAIQKAKMLLDDIVSRGRGTPPSFHESTNGNGHMQEMVIPAGKAGLIIGKGGETIKQLQERAGVKMILIQDASQGPNIDKPLRIIGDPYKVQQAREMVEEILRERDQPGFDRNEYGSQMGGARIEVPVPRHSVGVVIGRSGEMIKKIQNDAGVRIQFKPDDGTGPDKIANIVGPPDRCEHAASIINELLQSIRVREEGGGGPPGPPGTGMPPGGRGRGRGPGSWGPPGGEMTFSIPAHKCGLVIGRGGENVKAINQQTGAFVEISRQPPPNGDPNFKLFTIRGSPQQIDHAKQLIEDKIEGPLCPVGPGPGGPGPGGPMGPYNPNPYQPGPPGGPPHGGPPGGQYPQGWGNSYQQWQPHDPSKAATDPNAAWAAYYAQYYQQPAGGAMPGQVPGAQPAAPATADQGQAAPGTAQPDYTKAWEEYYKKMGETGAGGGAVPAAGGAPAAGGAAAGQTDYSAAWAEYYRQQAAYYGQTAQAPGQPGPTPQGQQAQ; encoded by the exons ATGTCTGAGTACAGCGCGGTACCGCCGCCCGGGGCCGGAGCGGCTCTAGGAGCTGGTGGATTGAAGAAAGACGCGTTCGCCGACGCAGTGCAGCGCGCCCGGCAG ATTGCTGCGAAAATCGGCGGTGACGTTTCCGGTCCCCCCATGAGCAATAACGGAGGAGCTGAGGGCTATCCATTCAGCACACAGAAGAGATCGCTGGAGGACGCAG ATCAACCTGAGAGCAAAAAGATGGCGTCTGACAGAGACAGCGCTGCAGCCTTGT CTATCGAAGCCCAGCTGGCTGCCCTTTCTCAACAGAG CGTTCGTTCCTCTGCCATGACGGAAGATTACAGAGTGCCTGATGGAATGGTTGGGCTCA TTATCGGTCGGGGTGGAGAACAGATCAATAAGATCCAGCAGGACTCGGGCTGTAAAGTTCAGATTGCTCCAG ACAGCTGTGGCCTTCCAGATAGGAGCGTCTCTCTCACCGGTCCCCCTGAAGCCATTCA GAAAGCCAAAATGCTATTGGATGACATTGTGTCTCGAGGGCGGGGCACTCCTCCCTCCTTCCACGAATCGACCAACGGCAACGGTCACATGCAGGAAATGGTCATTCCTGCCGGAAAAGCAGGTCTCATCATTGGCAAAGGAGGAGAGACCATCAAACAGCTGCAG GAACGAGCTGGCGTGAAGATGATTTTAATTCAAGATGCTTCTCAGGGGCCAAATATCGACAAACCGCTGCGCATTATAGGAGATCCTTACAAAGTGCAG CAAGCGCGTGAGATGGTGGAGGAGATCTTGAGAGAGCGGGATCAGCCTGGCTTTGACAGAAACGAGTATGGCTCCCAAATGGGAGGTGCAAGAATCGAG GTGCCTGTTCCGCGTCACTCTGTTGGTGTTGTGATTGGCCGAAGTGGAGAGATGATAAAGAAGATTCAGAACGACGCTGGTGTGAGGATACAGTTTAAACCAG aTGACGGTACTGGTCCAGATAAGATCGCTAATATAGTGGGTCCTCCCGACCGCTGCGAGCACGCCGCCAGCATAATCAATGAACTTCTACAGAGCATCAGAGTACGAGAGGAAGGAGGAGGG GGTCCCCCTGGCCCTCCTGGCACTGGCATGCCCCCGGGTGGGCGTGGTAGAGGGCGCGGTCCAGGCAGCTGGGGTCCACCGGGTGGCGAGATGACGTTTTCCATCCCTGCCCACAAATGTGGACTTGTGATTGGCCGAGGAGGAGAAAACGTAAAAGCCATCAACCAGCAGACCGGTGCATTTGTAGAGATCTCCCGCCAACCACCGCCCAACGGTGACCCCAACTTCAAATTGTTTACCATTAGGGGGTCGCCTCAACAGATCGATCATGCCAAGCAGCTCATCGAGGACAAAATTGAG GGACCTCTTTGCCCTGTTGGCCCTGGACCGGGTGGACCAGGTCCTGGTGGACCGATGGGCCCCTACAACCCAAACCCCTACCAGCCGGGACCTCCTGGCGGACCGCCACA TGGTGGTCCTCCTGGTGGCCAGTATCCTCAGGGTTGGGGGAACTCGTACCAGCAGTGGCAGCCGCATGATCCCA GTAAAGCAGCGACAGATCCTAACGCAGCCTGGGCGGCTTATTATGCGCAGTACTACCAGCAGCCTGCGGGTGGCGCCATGCCCGGACAGGTGCCCGGGGCCCAGCCGGCTGCACCCGCTACTGCTGACCAGGGTCAAGCTGCTCCTGGCACAGCTCAGCCCGACTACACCAAGGCCTGGGAAGAGTACTACAAGAAGATGGGGGAAA CTGGGGCAGGAGGAGGGGCTGTGCCGGCAGCAGGGGGCGCTCCAGCTGCAGGGGGTGCAGCAGCAGGGCAGACGGATTACAGCGCCGCATGGGCTGAATACTACAGACAGCAGGCTGCTTATTACGGACAGACGGCACAGGCCCCGGGACAGCCAGGACCAACGCCGCAGGGCCAGCAG GCTCAGTGA
- the r3hcc1l gene encoding coiled-coil domain-containing protein R3HCC1L — METVEAALPEEGSKSTAPLRTKKPTMEIYVPKKRQPEIMDPKEKKSKPRPRYTDKARKSKKNKGKTVETPNGEVRQENCDAGLKEGDTDHLNMTTENNEGSKAHTDITSETHVNTSNDDNTAEDEAIQKEDDTEENWDSLFNDDGDCLDPHLLEEMSLKEKNSIQDPRFDYYKWSPGEEEEVELCDEELSHIIEIYDFPAEFKMEDLIRSFSSFHQKGFDIKWIDETHALGLFSSPIAARDALRMKNPMMKIRPLSKSSNATKAKARSCSDYLLPAKERPQTSAALARRLVIGALGVKSNQTREEREAERNKLREARDQKRLAAKQREDAWEGQ; from the exons atggagacgGTTGAAGCAGCCCTGCCCGAAGAGGGGTCCAAATCTACCGCCCCACTCCGGACCAAAAAGCCCACCATGGAAATCTACGTACCCAAGAAACGTCAGCCTGAGATAATGGACCCCAAGGAGAAAAAATCCAAACCCAGGCCCCGTTACACTGACAAGGCCCGCAAGAGCAAGAAGAACAAAGGCAAAACGGTAGAGACCCCGAACGGAGAGGTGAGACAGGAGAACTGTGATGCTGGGTTGAAAGAGGGGGATACAGACCATCTAAACATGACAACAGAAAATAACGAGGGGTCCAAAGCTCACACGGACATCACATCAGAAACACACGTGAACACGAGTAATGACGACAATACAGCGGAAGATGAAGCGATCCAGAAGGAGGATGATACGGAAGAAAACTGGGATTCTTTGTTTAATGATGATGGTGACTGTCTTGACCCTCATTTGCTGGAGGAG ATGTCGCTAAAGGAGAAGAACTCTATACAGGACCCGCGTTTCGACTACTATAAATGGTCGCCTGGGGAGGAGGAAGAGGTGGAGCTCTGTGACGAAGAGCTGTCACACATCATAGAGATTTACGATTTCCCAGCCGAGTTCAAGATGGAGGACCTGATCAGATCCTTCAGCTCTTTCCA ccAGAAGGGGTTCGATATTAAATGGATCGATGAAACACACGCTCTGGGTTTGTTCTCCAGTCCGATCGCAG CTCGTGATGCTTTGAGGATGAAGAACCCCATGATGAAGATCAGACCTCTGTCCAAATCATCAAATGCCACTAAAGCCAAAGCTCGCAGCTGCTCAG atTATCTTCTCCCAGCTAAAGAGCGGCCTCAGACCAGCGCTGCTCTGGCTCGGCGGCTTGTGATCGGTGCTTTGGGTGTGAAGAGCAACCAGACCAGAGAAGAGCGAGAAGCCGAGAGGAACAAACTACGGGAAGCAAGAG acCAAAAGCGTTTGGCTGCTAAACAGCGTGAAGATGCCTGGGAGGGCCAGTGA
- the si:ch211-196h16.12 gene encoding regulator of G-protein signaling 5 gives MCKGLSGLPSSCLEKAKGMKVKLTHLAEKQEWVHKHRATEEKPPQDLETLLHSKTTTQAFRWFLRSEFSEENLEFWLACEDYKSSSASKLSAKAQNIYNQFINPDAPREVNLESETRELLMDLMETPTAEMFNEAQHRIFSLMAKDSFPRFLRSTYSQRPLKAL, from the exons ATGTGTAAGGGTCTCTCCGGCCTCCCGTCCTCATGCCTGGAAAA ggcaAAGGGAATGAAAGTCAAACTGACTCACCTGGCTGAAAAGCAGGAGTGGGTTCATAAACACAG GGCAACTGAAGAAAAGCCGCCGCAAGATCTGGAGACTTTGCTTCACAGCAAAA CGACCACTCAAGCTTTCCGCTGGTTCCTGCGTTCAGAGTTCAGCGAGGAGAACCTGGAGTTCTGGCTGGCGTGTGAAGATTACAAGAGCTCATCCGCGTCTAAACTGTCAGCCAAAGCCCAGAACATCTACAACCAGTTCATCAACCCCGATGCTCCTCGTGAG GTTAATCTGGAAAGTGAGACCCGCGAGCTGTTAATGGACCTGATGGAGACACCCACAGCGGAGATGTTTAATGAAGCTCAGCACAGAATCTTCTCTCTGATGGCTAAAGATTCATTTCCTCGTTTCCTGCGGTCCACTTACAGCCAGCGCCCTCTCAAAGCTCTGTGA
- the slc25a23a gene encoding mitochondrial adenyl nucleotide antiporter SLC25A23 isoform X2, with protein MGQRGWTRARCQDSGVEPERERLWAELFDQLDLNKDGRIDVNELRVGLAGRGMSSSSVEEVVRAGDINQDGQLDFGEFTEFLRSQEKRLKLMFRSLDCNNDGKIDVGEIQQSLHNLGVEVTLEQAAKILESMDKDRSMTVDWSEWRDHFLFNPLHNMEEIAQYWKHSVMLDIGELLTVPDEFSEKEKRSGFVWRQLMAGAVAGSVSRTGTAPLDRLKVFLQVHGRSSDKVSVWRGLRAMVKEGGLTALWRGNGINVLKIAPETAIKFLAYEQIKRLMRGSKEGGTLKVHERFVAGSLAGATAQTVIYPMEVLKTRLTLRKTGQYSSVADCAKQILEKEGALAFYKGYLPNLLGIIPYAGIDLAVYETLKNAWLQKHTDGTADPGVLVLVGCGTVSSTCGQLASYPLALIRTRMQAQASMKGGPQVSMLTLFRSIVAQEGLVGLYRGIAPNFLKVIPAVSISYVVYEHMRKVLGVGT; from the exons ATGGGTCAACGCGGCTGGACCCGGGCGCGCTGTCAGGACAGCGGGGTCGAGCCCGAGCGCGAGCGGCTGTGGGCCGAGCTCTTCGACCAGCTGGACCTAAACAAGGACGGACGGATCGACGTGAACGAGCTGCGCGTCGGACTCGCCGGCCGGGGGATGTCGTCGAGCTCGGTGGAGGAG GTTGTACGAGCCGGAGACATAAACCAAGACGGTCAGCTGGACTTTGGGGAGTTCACCGAGTTTCTGCGTTCACAGGAGAAACGCCTCAAACTCATGTTTCGTAGTTTGGATTGCAACAATGACG GTAAAATAGATGTTGGGGAGATCCAGCAGTCACTACATAATCTTGGAGTCGAGGTCACACTGGAACAGGCGgccaaaatattggagag TATGGATAAAGATCGATCCATGACcgtcgattggtcagagtggcGAGATCACTTCCTGTTTAACCCTCTGCACAACATGGAAGAGATTGCGCAATACTGGAAACACTCTGTG ATGTTGGACATCGGCGAGCTTTTAACTGTTCCAGACGAGTTCTCAGAGAAGGAGAAGAGGTCTGGgtttgtttggagacagctgATGGCAGGGGCCGTTGCCGGATCTGTTTCCAGAACAGGAACAGCACCGCTGGACAGACTCAAGGTGTTTTTACAG GTACACGGGCGGAGTTCTGATAAGGTTAGCGTGTGGCGTGGTCTTCGGGCGATGGTGAAAGAGGGCGGTCTGACAGCACTGTGGAGGGGAAACGGCATTAATGTGCTCAAGATAGCTCCAGAAACAGCCATCAAATTCCTTGCTTATGAGCAg ATTAAAAGGTTAATGAGAGGCAGTAAAGAAGGAGGGACTCTGAAAGTTCATGAAAGATTCGTCGCTGGATCACTGGCTGGAGCCACTGCTCAGACTGTTATATATCCTATGGAG GTGCTGAAAACGCGTCTCACTTTGCGTAAAACAGGACAGTATTCAAGCGTCGCCGACTGCGCGAAGCAGATCCTGGAGAAAGAGGGCGCTCTGGCGTTTTATAAAGGATATCTACCCAACTTGCTTGGCATCATCCCCTACGCGGGCATAGACCTGGCAGTCTAcgag acGCTGAAAAACGCCTGGTTACAGAAGCACACGGATGGGACGGCTGACCCCGGCGTTCTGGTGCTGGTGGGTTGTGGaactgtgtccagtacgtgcggACAGCTGGCGTCCTACCCGCTCGCCCTCATCCGAACGCGCATGCAGGCTCAGG CGTCGATGAAGGGTGGTCCTCAGGTGTCCATGTTGACTCTGTTCAGGAGTATAGTCGCTCAGGAGGGTTTGGTGGGACTCTACCGAGGCATCGCTCCGAACTTTCTGAAAGTCATACCTGCAGTCAGCATCTCCTACGTGGTCTACGAGCACATGAGGAAAGTACTGGGAGTTGGAACCTGA
- the slc25a23a gene encoding mitochondrial adenyl nucleotide antiporter SLC25A23 isoform X1 → MGQRGWTRARCQDSGVEPERERLWAELFDQLDLNKDGRIDVNELRVGLAGRGMSSSSVEEQVVRAGDINQDGQLDFGEFTEFLRSQEKRLKLMFRSLDCNNDGKIDVGEIQQSLHNLGVEVTLEQAAKILESMDKDRSMTVDWSEWRDHFLFNPLHNMEEIAQYWKHSVMLDIGELLTVPDEFSEKEKRSGFVWRQLMAGAVAGSVSRTGTAPLDRLKVFLQVHGRSSDKVSVWRGLRAMVKEGGLTALWRGNGINVLKIAPETAIKFLAYEQIKRLMRGSKEGGTLKVHERFVAGSLAGATAQTVIYPMEVLKTRLTLRKTGQYSSVADCAKQILEKEGALAFYKGYLPNLLGIIPYAGIDLAVYETLKNAWLQKHTDGTADPGVLVLVGCGTVSSTCGQLASYPLALIRTRMQAQASMKGGPQVSMLTLFRSIVAQEGLVGLYRGIAPNFLKVIPAVSISYVVYEHMRKVLGVGT, encoded by the exons ATGGGTCAACGCGGCTGGACCCGGGCGCGCTGTCAGGACAGCGGGGTCGAGCCCGAGCGCGAGCGGCTGTGGGCCGAGCTCTTCGACCAGCTGGACCTAAACAAGGACGGACGGATCGACGTGAACGAGCTGCGCGTCGGACTCGCCGGCCGGGGGATGTCGTCGAGCTCGGTGGAGGAG CAGGTTGTACGAGCCGGAGACATAAACCAAGACGGTCAGCTGGACTTTGGGGAGTTCACCGAGTTTCTGCGTTCACAGGAGAAACGCCTCAAACTCATGTTTCGTAGTTTGGATTGCAACAATGACG GTAAAATAGATGTTGGGGAGATCCAGCAGTCACTACATAATCTTGGAGTCGAGGTCACACTGGAACAGGCGgccaaaatattggagag TATGGATAAAGATCGATCCATGACcgtcgattggtcagagtggcGAGATCACTTCCTGTTTAACCCTCTGCACAACATGGAAGAGATTGCGCAATACTGGAAACACTCTGTG ATGTTGGACATCGGCGAGCTTTTAACTGTTCCAGACGAGTTCTCAGAGAAGGAGAAGAGGTCTGGgtttgtttggagacagctgATGGCAGGGGCCGTTGCCGGATCTGTTTCCAGAACAGGAACAGCACCGCTGGACAGACTCAAGGTGTTTTTACAG GTACACGGGCGGAGTTCTGATAAGGTTAGCGTGTGGCGTGGTCTTCGGGCGATGGTGAAAGAGGGCGGTCTGACAGCACTGTGGAGGGGAAACGGCATTAATGTGCTCAAGATAGCTCCAGAAACAGCCATCAAATTCCTTGCTTATGAGCAg ATTAAAAGGTTAATGAGAGGCAGTAAAGAAGGAGGGACTCTGAAAGTTCATGAAAGATTCGTCGCTGGATCACTGGCTGGAGCCACTGCTCAGACTGTTATATATCCTATGGAG GTGCTGAAAACGCGTCTCACTTTGCGTAAAACAGGACAGTATTCAAGCGTCGCCGACTGCGCGAAGCAGATCCTGGAGAAAGAGGGCGCTCTGGCGTTTTATAAAGGATATCTACCCAACTTGCTTGGCATCATCCCCTACGCGGGCATAGACCTGGCAGTCTAcgag acGCTGAAAAACGCCTGGTTACAGAAGCACACGGATGGGACGGCTGACCCCGGCGTTCTGGTGCTGGTGGGTTGTGGaactgtgtccagtacgtgcggACAGCTGGCGTCCTACCCGCTCGCCCTCATCCGAACGCGCATGCAGGCTCAGG CGTCGATGAAGGGTGGTCCTCAGGTGTCCATGTTGACTCTGTTCAGGAGTATAGTCGCTCAGGAGGGTTTGGTGGGACTCTACCGAGGCATCGCTCCGAACTTTCTGAAAGTCATACCTGCAGTCAGCATCTCCTACGTGGTCTACGAGCACATGAGGAAAGTACTGGGAGTTGGAACCTGA